Part of the Candidatus Krumholzibacteriota bacterium genome is shown below.
AGGTGACTGAAGTAGCCGTCAAGGAAGGCGACATAGTCAGGGAGGGACAGTTCCTCATCCAGATCGATCCTATACAGCTCGAATCGACCGTAGCGCAGCTGAGGGCTTCCCTCGAGGCTCTCGTTGCGGAGGAAAAGAGCGCGCTTGTCCAGTTCAACAAATCGAAGAGTGATCTCGACAGGATCACAAGGCTTTTCAAACAGGGATTTCTGACCGACCAGGAAGTCGAAAGAGCACAGACTGATTATGACGTGGCATCCTCGGCCCTTCAGTCGGCCAGGCACAGGATCGATCAGCAGAAAGCGGTATTACAGAGCGCCACGCACAATTTGAAAGAGGTAACGATCACGGCGGGTATGGATGGAGTGGTTACAAGACTGAATGTCGAGGAAGGAGAGATCGCCATTATGGGGACCCTGAATAATCCCGGCACCATCCTGATGACGATCGCCGACCTGTCCACCATAGAGGCCGAAGTCGAGGTCGATGAGACCGAAGTCGTCGATATAAATATCGGTGATAAAGCGAAGATCACTCTCGATGCCTTTCCTGACACATCATACGCCGGAGAAGTGACGGAGATCGGCAACAGCCCAATACTGTCCTCCGGGCAGCAGGGTGTCGATTTCAAGGTCGTCATAACAGTGACAGATACTATTCCGATAGTCAGGCCGGGTCTTTCTGCCGACGCGGAGATCACGGTCGCCGAAAGGACGGGAGTCGTCTCGATCCCGATCCAGAGCCTTACCGTGCGAA
Proteins encoded:
- a CDS encoding efflux RND transporter periplasmic adaptor subunit, coding for MKKKFWIILGAVVIISFFIIVNIKAKKGKSLPVQTEKSEQRDLSMIISASGSIRPKRQVDISASTIGKVTEVAVKEGDIVREGQFLIQIDPIQLESTVAQLRASLEALVAEEKSALVQFNKSKSDLDRITRLFKQGFLTDQEVERAQTDYDVASSALQSARHRIDQQKAVLQSATHNLKEVTITAGMDGVVTRLNVEEGEIAIMGTLNNPGTILMTIADLSTIEAEVEVDETEVVDINIGDKAKITLDAFPDTSYAGEVTEIGNSPILSSGQQGVDFKVVITVTDTIPIVRPGLSADAEITVAERTGVVSIPIQSLTVRRAKDIKGFEKTDSTKTEEAEKEIEGVFIVDGGSALFKPVKVGISSQKYFEVISGLEGDQDVVSGNFKAIRDLKDGQRVKITKSRKN